One genomic region from Glaciimonas sp. PAMC28666 encodes:
- a CDS encoding multidrug efflux SMR transporter translates to MHWLYLGIAIVAEVIATSALKASAEFTRLMPSIVVITGYLIAFYFLSLTLRSLPVAIVYAMWSGVGIALIALIGWLVFKQTLDTAALIGIGLIVAGVVVLNVFSKSVAH, encoded by the coding sequence ATGCACTGGCTCTATTTAGGAATCGCTATCGTCGCCGAGGTGATCGCCACCAGTGCGCTAAAAGCGAGCGCAGAGTTCACGCGCTTGATGCCTTCAATCGTTGTCATCACCGGCTATCTTATCGCGTTTTATTTTTTATCACTGACGCTACGCTCGTTGCCAGTCGCTATTGTCTACGCGATGTGGTCGGGCGTCGGTATTGCGCTGATTGCGTTGATTGGCTGGTTAGTGTTTAAGCAAACGCTGGACACCGCGGCATTGATTGGCATTGGCTTGATTGTGGCGGGGGTAGTGGTGCTAAATGTCTTTTCTAAGTCGGTCGCGCATTGA
- a CDS encoding LysR family transcriptional regulator — MLNRLEMLRIFCIAADAVSFKEAAIKLGISPQAVTRAVRELERLQGELLFHRNTRNIQITAYGEMLATRARQSVAQLDGLFTSADETSESDLEGLVTLTAPSVLGRQLLLPALTRIANQHPQLRFDLRLNDRHADVVSEKIDIGVRMGFLRDSRFVARQVAKVRFHVVATPELFARHGDPRHVEDLNALPTTAMFDRDTGRLWPWLFAGGQQANPTSARFICDDAEAELAAVLSGLAYGQIPGFLVEKLIATGQLVAVMEKLAPDPWGLFVYRPQRGPVSARIRLVFDAIIAALSEE, encoded by the coding sequence ATGTTAAATCGACTCGAAATGTTGCGCATCTTCTGCATTGCGGCGGACGCGGTCAGTTTTAAAGAAGCGGCAATCAAACTCGGCATTTCACCTCAGGCGGTGACACGAGCGGTGCGCGAATTGGAACGGCTACAAGGCGAACTACTTTTCCATCGGAATACCCGCAATATTCAAATCACAGCTTACGGCGAAATGCTGGCGACGCGTGCCCGTCAGAGCGTGGCGCAATTGGACGGTTTGTTTACCAGTGCCGATGAAACCAGCGAATCGGATTTGGAAGGACTGGTAACCTTGACCGCACCCAGCGTGTTAGGGCGTCAGCTATTGCTACCCGCGCTTACCCGTATTGCCAACCAACATCCGCAACTGCGCTTTGATCTTCGCCTAAATGACCGGCATGCAGATGTGGTCAGCGAAAAAATCGATATCGGGGTACGAATGGGCTTTTTGCGTGATAGCCGTTTCGTTGCGCGGCAGGTCGCCAAAGTCCGATTTCATGTGGTTGCTACGCCCGAGCTTTTCGCCCGCCACGGCGATCCCAGACACGTCGAAGACTTGAACGCACTTCCCACTACGGCGATGTTCGATCGGGATACAGGGCGACTATGGCCATGGCTGTTCGCCGGTGGTCAACAAGCTAATCCGACCAGCGCACGCTTCATCTGCGACGATGCTGAAGCCGAACTGGCCGCGGTGTTATCTGGCCTTGCATATGGTCAGATACCGGGATTTTTGGTGGAAAAGCTGATCGCTACCGGGCAACTGGTAGCAGTGATGGAAAAGCTCGCTCCCGATCCTTGGGGACTGTTTGTCTATCGACCGCAGCGTGGTCCGGTCTCCGCGAGGATCAGGCTCGTATTCGACGCAATCATTGCTGCACTTTCAGAGGAGTAA
- a CDS encoding RNA polymerase factor sigma-70, translating to MGSKKQSEAITGDAGVATVLIANRHLLVNIATGITGCRCRAEDVVQDVYIKVSEGVALPVMRQPLAYLMRMVRNLAIDHYRRRTFERRLTTNEEEGYDVPSPHAGPEANVILRDMLQHVSDALSTLPKRTRTAFEMVRIGDFTLQETARELKVSQTLVHFMVRDATTHCLNCVQGARALLREPSLACRG from the coding sequence ATGGGGTCGAAAAAGCAGTCGGAAGCAATTACCGGCGATGCAGGAGTAGCTACAGTGTTGATTGCTAACCGACATCTGCTGGTGAATATTGCCACAGGAATAACCGGCTGCCGCTGTCGCGCCGAAGATGTGGTGCAGGATGTTTATATTAAAGTGAGCGAGGGCGTAGCCCTCCCTGTCATGCGCCAGCCGTTAGCCTATTTGATGCGGATGGTGCGTAATCTGGCGATAGATCATTACCGCCGCAGAACCTTTGAACGTCGCCTCACCACCAACGAGGAAGAGGGCTATGACGTGCCATCGCCGCACGCAGGACCAGAGGCAAATGTCATTCTTCGCGATATGTTGCAACATGTCTCTGATGCGCTATCTACCTTACCCAAGCGCACGCGTACCGCATTCGAAATGGTGCGCATCGGTGATTTCACCCTGCAAGAAACGGCGCGCGAACTCAAGGTGTCGCAAACTCTGGTCCATTTCATGGTGCGTGATGCAACTACGCATTGCTTGAATTGCGTGCAAGGTGCCCGTGCGCTATTGCGGGAGCCGTCTTTGGCATGCAGAGGCTAA
- a CDS encoding SDR family oxidoreductase, translated as MNQNIQGKVVVITGASSGLGEATARHLAALGASVVLGARRLDKLTQIAAEIRTAGGKVEMAATDVTRALEVQALIDLAVRSYGRVDVLVNNAGLMAIAPMSEIKVDEWDRMIDINIKGVLYGIAAVLPIFQKQQSGHFINIASVAGIKVFSPGGTVYSGTKFAVHAISEGLRHEVGGAIRTTTISPGAVDTELKSGSSHAASAAAVNDFYQIAIPADSVARAIAYAIEQPPGVDINEIVLRPTTQDF; from the coding sequence ATGAATCAAAATATCCAAGGTAAAGTAGTGGTGATCACAGGGGCAAGCAGTGGTTTAGGGGAAGCAACCGCCCGCCACCTTGCAGCGCTGGGAGCCTCCGTGGTGCTCGGTGCAAGACGGCTGGATAAGCTGACACAGATTGCTGCAGAAATTCGCACCGCGGGTGGAAAAGTGGAGATGGCGGCCACAGACGTTACGCGCGCGCTCGAAGTACAGGCTTTGATCGACCTCGCAGTGCGTAGTTACGGACGGGTAGACGTGCTAGTCAACAATGCCGGTTTAATGGCTATTGCGCCGATGAGCGAGATCAAGGTCGATGAATGGGATCGGATGATCGACATTAATATCAAAGGCGTGCTCTATGGCATTGCCGCGGTATTACCGATCTTTCAAAAGCAGCAAAGCGGCCATTTCATCAACATTGCATCGGTGGCAGGAATTAAAGTGTTCAGTCCCGGCGGCACTGTGTACAGCGGCACCAAGTTTGCAGTACACGCTATTTCCGAAGGTTTGCGGCATGAGGTCGGTGGCGCGATTCGCACCACAACCATTTCGCCAGGAGCAGTTGATACAGAACTCAAATCAGGTAGTTCGCACGCTGCCAGCGCCGCAGCGGTCAATGATTTTTATCAGATAGCGATTCCGGCAGATTCCGTTGCGCGGGCTATTGCGTACGCGATTGAACAACCCCCTGGCGTCGACATCAATGAAATAGTCCTGCGTCCGACAACGCAAGACTTTTAA